A portion of the Pithys albifrons albifrons isolate INPA30051 chromosome 1, PitAlb_v1, whole genome shotgun sequence genome contains these proteins:
- the RSPH1 gene encoding radial spoke head 1 homolog isoform X2: MSELDSEELEEGEEAEAGIGEYDGDRNAEGERHGYGKALLPNGDTYEGQYERGLRSGRGTYRFKGGALYTGNYLQNRKHGKGIFFYPDGSKYAGDWVDDLRQGHGEYTYANGDTYTGEWFNHKRHGQGTYVYKDTGSKYVGRWVNGIQEGPGELIHLNHRFRGRFSNGKEKEGEEEEEASLPVEPKWKASEITKLSPWTPQDEKPPSPREASLAGAAAATTGEEQMPSIAVTGESAEGRDVEPSVHEPSEGLSPARDAGEEEEERREEEVNEAPEDQETTDLGG, from the exons ATGTCGGAGCTGGACTCGGAGGAGCTTGAGGAGGGCGAGGAGGCCGAAGCCGGCATCGGG GAATACGATGGGGATCGCAATGCTGAAGGGGAACGGCATGGCTATGGAAAAGCTCTTCTGCCCAATGGAGACACCTACGAAGGGCAATATGAGCGCGGCCTGAGGAGCGGCAGA GGCACCTACAGGTTTAAGGGCGGTGCTCTCTACACTGGGAACTatcttcaaaacagaaaacatggcAAGGGGATCTTCTTTTATCCGGATGGATCGAAATATGCAG GAGACTGGGTGGATGACCTGAGACAGGGCCATGGAGAATACACATATGCAAATGGTGACACCTACACTGGAGAATGGTTTAACCACAAGAG GCATGGGCAAGGTACATATGTCTATAAAGACACAGGATCTAAGTATGTTGGTCGCTGGGTAAATGGAATCCAGGAAGGACCAGGCGAACTTATCCACCTAAACCATAGATTTAGGGGCAGGTTTTCCAATGGAAAG gaaaaagagggagaagaagaggaggaagccTCATTACCTGTTGAACCAAAATGGAAGGCATCAGAAATTACCAAATTATCACCCTGGACTCCCCAGGATGAAAAGCCCCCATCTCCCAGAGAAGCCTCCCTGgcgggagcagcagcagcaacaactgGAGAGGAGCAAATGCCATCAATTGCAG TCACTGGGGAgtctgctgagggcagggatgtTGAGCCCTCTGTTCATGAACCCAGTGAGGGTTTGAGCCCAGCAAGAGATGCcggagaggaagaggaggaaagaagagaggaagaagtAAATGAAGCTCCGGAGGATCAAG AAACTACTGATTTAGGAGGTTGA
- the RSPH1 gene encoding radial spoke head 1 homolog isoform X1 produces the protein MSELDSEELEEGEEAEAGIGEYDGDRNAEGERHGYGKALLPNGDTYEGQYERGLRSGRGTYRFKGGALYTGNYLQNRKHGKGIFFYPDGSKYAGDWVDDLRQGHGEYTYANGDTYTGEWFNHKRHGQGTYVYKDTGSKYVGRWVNGIQEGPGELIHLNHRFRGRFSNGKPLGRGKYIFDFGCEQHGEYIQLEQEKEGEEEEEASLPVEPKWKASEITKLSPWTPQDEKPPSPREASLAGAAAATTGEEQMPSIAVTGESAEGRDVEPSVHEPSEGLSPARDAGEEEEERREEEVNEAPEDQETTDLGG, from the exons ATGTCGGAGCTGGACTCGGAGGAGCTTGAGGAGGGCGAGGAGGCCGAAGCCGGCATCGGG GAATACGATGGGGATCGCAATGCTGAAGGGGAACGGCATGGCTATGGAAAAGCTCTTCTGCCCAATGGAGACACCTACGAAGGGCAATATGAGCGCGGCCTGAGGAGCGGCAGA GGCACCTACAGGTTTAAGGGCGGTGCTCTCTACACTGGGAACTatcttcaaaacagaaaacatggcAAGGGGATCTTCTTTTATCCGGATGGATCGAAATATGCAG GAGACTGGGTGGATGACCTGAGACAGGGCCATGGAGAATACACATATGCAAATGGTGACACCTACACTGGAGAATGGTTTAACCACAAGAG GCATGGGCAAGGTACATATGTCTATAAAGACACAGGATCTAAGTATGTTGGTCGCTGGGTAAATGGAATCCAGGAAGGACCAGGCGAACTTATCCACCTAAACCATAGATTTAGGGGCAGGTTTTCCAATGGAAAG CCTTTAGGTCGTGGCAAATACATCTTTGATTTTGGATGTGAGCAGCATGGTGAATACATACAATTAGAGCAG gaaaaagagggagaagaagaggaggaagccTCATTACCTGTTGAACCAAAATGGAAGGCATCAGAAATTACCAAATTATCACCCTGGACTCCCCAGGATGAAAAGCCCCCATCTCCCAGAGAAGCCTCCCTGgcgggagcagcagcagcaacaactgGAGAGGAGCAAATGCCATCAATTGCAG TCACTGGGGAgtctgctgagggcagggatgtTGAGCCCTCTGTTCATGAACCCAGTGAGGGTTTGAGCCCAGCAAGAGATGCcggagaggaagaggaggaaagaagagaggaagaagtAAATGAAGCTCCGGAGGATCAAG AAACTACTGATTTAGGAGGTTGA